The following are from one region of the Nicotiana tomentosiformis chromosome 7, ASM39032v3, whole genome shotgun sequence genome:
- the LOC104088191 gene encoding polycomb group protein FIE1 — translation MARIPIGCEPVVGSLTPSKKKEYRVTNRLQEGKRPLYAVVFNFIDSRYFNVFATVGGNRVTVYQCLEGGVIAVLQSYIDEDKDESFYTVSWACNIDGSPFIVAGGINGILRVIDAGNEKIHKSFVGHGDSINEIRTQVLKPSLVVSASKDESVRLWNVHTGICILIFAGAGGHRNEVLSVDFHPSDIYRIASCGMDNTVKIWSMKEFWTYVEKSFTWTDLPSKFPTKYVQFPIFIASVHSNYVDCNRWLGDFILSKSVDNEIVLWEPKMKEQSPGEGTVDILQKYPVPECDIWFIKFSCDFHYKAAAIGNREGKIFVWELQTSPPAMIARLSHVQSKSPIRQTAMSFDGSTILSCCEDGTIWRWDVVATS, via the exons ATGGCGAGGATACCCATAGGGTGCGAGCCGGTGGTGGGATCGTTAACGCCGtcaaagaaaaaagagtacagaGTCACTAACAGACTCCAAGAAGGCAAACGTCCGTTATACGCCGTCGTTTTCAACTTCATCGACTCTCGCTACTTCAATGTCTTTGCTACCGTCGGCGGAAATCGA GTGACTGTTTACCAATGTCTGGAAGGTGGTGTTATTGCTGTGCTGCAGTCTtatattgatgaagat AAAGATGAATCCTTTTACACTGTAAGTTGGGCTTGCAATATTGATGGGAGTCCATTCATAGTGGCTGGAGGAATAAATGGAATTCTCCGTGTTATTGATGCTGGCAATGAGAAGATACACAAG AGCTTTGTGGGACATGGAGACTCAATAAATGAAATTAGGACTCAAGTCCTGAAACCATCTCTTGTAGTATCTGCCAGCAAA GATGAATCTGTTCGCTTGTGGAATGTTCATACTGGAATATGCATTTTGATATTTGCTGGTGCTGGGGGTCACCGGAATGAAGTACTCAGTGTG GACTTCCATCCTTCTGACATATATCGTATTGCTAGCTGTGGAATGGATAATACTGTTAAGATCTGGTCAATGAAAG AATTCTGGACATATGTAGAGAAATCGTTTACTTGGACTGATCTTCCTTCCAAGTTTCCCACAAAATATGTACAGTTTCCA ATATTCATCGCATCAGTTCATTCCAACTATGTTGACTGTAACAGATGGCTTGGTGATTTTATCTTGTCCAAG AGTGTTGACAATGAAATTGTATTATGGGAACCAAAGATGAAAGAACAGTCTCCTGGAGAG GGCACAGTTGACATCCTTCAAAAGTATCCTGTCCCAGAGTGTGATATTTGGTTCATCAAGTTTTCATGTGATTTCCACTACAAAGCAGCAGCTATAG GGAATAGGGAAGGCAAGATCTTTGTCTGGGAACTACAAACCAGTCCACCAGCTATGATTGCAAG GTTATCTCATGTTCAATCTAAATCTCCAATTAGACAGACTGCCATGTCTTTTGATGGGAG CACCATACTTAGCTGCTGTGAAGATGGGACTATATGGCGCTGGGATGTGGTAGCAACTTCTTGA
- the LOC104088192 gene encoding protein CHLORORESPIRATORY REDUCTION 41, chloroplastic, which translates to MASNILQLHHVHPLPSIHLPSNPISIIPTSQPLTNHIHVKQFTIKCTSNPTPESSDPNFLSPTPTSETTISPEKFPIEKRRKSEIIRDRKSRTGLVKQDPPNFEIGWKRTKPINLEKPVGYVIMDFLEKLEELMARDFGSTALLAKVGEIVAERAREEAEVLREEGKVEDRMVTELSRVLKLMEMDLAMVSAAVKEETLNERLEQAKARCRQAILVANSF; encoded by the coding sequence ATGGCTTCTAATATCCTCCAACTCCACCATGTCCACCCTCTCCCTTCAATTCATCTTCCCTCAAATCCAATTTCTATAATTCCAACATCACAACCACTCACAAATCATATCCATGTAAAGCAGTTCACAATCAAATGCACTTCCAATCCCACACCTGAGTCTTCAGACCCCAATTTCCTCAGTCCCACTCCAACTTCAGAAACAACAATCAGCCCAGAAAAATTCCCAATAGAGAAACGAAGAAAGTCAGAGATAATTCGCGATAGAAAATCAAGAACAGGGCTTGTGAAGCAGGATCCACCAAACTTTGAGATTGGATGGAAGAGAACAAAGCCTATTAATTTGGAGAAGCCTGTAGGATATGTGATAAtggattttttagaaaaattggAGGAGTTGATGGCTAGAGATTTTGGGTCGACAGCATTGTTGGCTAAAGTGGGAGAAATAGTGGCAGAAAGAGCCAGAGAAGAAGCAGAAGTGTTaagggaagaagggaaagttgaagATAGAATGGTGACAGAATTGTCCAGAGTCCTGAAGTTAATGGAGATGGATTTGGCTATGGTTAGTGCTGCAGTGAAAGAAGAGACACTGAATGAGAGACTTGAACAAGCTAAGGCACGTTGTAGGCAAGCAATTCTTGTTGCTAAttctttttga